One segment of Deinococcus sp. Leaf326 DNA contains the following:
- a CDS encoding ABC transporter permease, with translation MTFRVQSDLSRPGRRGPGRAQVIAWQLIGLAIIVGLWWLATDILKLYPSYVFPSPRAVWTEISYGLWGTGPQDGKLLSAIGGSLRRVLTGYAAGLLLGGVIGLLMGAWLPLRATLGAYLTGLQSVPSIAFVPFAILFLGLNEKAVLFVVILEAFIPIALAVSGALLNVPPALRVAGRTLGARGAGLTLRVLLPASVPNILTGLRTSWSFAWRALVGGELLIAGVQSLGSQLEVGRNTANVALVLATIIIIGLIGGLFDAVLRTVEGRVRRDYGLEVTQ, from the coding sequence GTGACGTTCCGTGTTCAATCCGACCTCTCGCGGCCAGGACGCCGTGGTCCCGGCCGCGCGCAGGTCATTGCGTGGCAGTTGATCGGCCTAGCCATCATCGTGGGCCTATGGTGGCTCGCGACCGACATCCTGAAGCTCTATCCCTCCTACGTCTTTCCCAGCCCACGCGCCGTGTGGACCGAGATCAGCTACGGCCTGTGGGGCACCGGACCGCAGGACGGCAAGCTGCTCTCGGCCATCGGCGGCAGCCTGCGCCGGGTCCTGACCGGCTACGCGGCGGGGCTGCTGCTGGGCGGCGTCATCGGCCTTCTGATGGGCGCTTGGCTGCCGCTGCGGGCCACGCTCGGGGCCTACCTGACCGGCCTTCAGAGCGTGCCGAGCATTGCCTTCGTTCCTTTCGCCATCCTGTTCCTGGGTCTCAACGAGAAGGCTGTCCTGTTCGTGGTGATTCTGGAGGCGTTCATTCCCATCGCGCTGGCCGTATCGGGCGCGCTGCTCAATGTTCCGCCTGCGCTGCGGGTCGCCGGACGAACGCTGGGCGCGCGGGGGGCCGGGCTGACCCTGCGGGTGCTGCTGCCCGCCTCGGTGCCCAATATCCTGACCGGCCTGCGCACGAGCTGGAGCTTTGCGTGGCGCGCGCTGGTGGGGGGCGAGTTGCTCATCGCGGGCGTGCAGAGCCTGGGTTCGCAGCTCGAGGTCGGGCGCAACACCGCCAATGTGGCGCTCGTCCTGGCGACCATCATCATCATCGGATTGATCGGCGGTCTGTTCGACGCCGTGCTGCGCACTGTCGAGGGCCGGGTGCGGCGCGACTACGGCCTGGAGGTGACACAATGA
- a CDS encoding ABC transporter substrate-binding protein produces MNRTLFLLLALTASAASAQAATTVRLGFFPNLTHAPALVGLERGTFQKALGNVKLDPREFVSGTTLTEAFAAGQIDIAYVGPGPAISAAGRGMPVQFLAGAAEAGAVLVARKDSTVKTYKDLAGKNVAVPSLGNTQDISLRHILNESGLKSKTDGGSVTITPIPPTDVIAAFAGKRVDAALVPEPWGAALEAQGHRVIGTEKTVWRDGRYPTAIVIVNAKFAQANPALVAAFLKAHTDAVSYLTKSPAAAQTVVNAKLQKLTGAKLDLRVLQRAFARTRFTTALDPEAMKEYSALNVEAGYARSAPDLTPFFRK; encoded by the coding sequence ATGAACCGGACTCTTTTCCTGCTGCTTGCCCTGACCGCCTCCGCCGCCTCGGCCCAGGCCGCAACCACCGTCCGCCTCGGCTTCTTTCCCAACCTGACCCACGCCCCCGCCCTGGTGGGACTCGAACGCGGCACCTTTCAGAAGGCACTGGGCAACGTGAAACTTGATCCGCGCGAGTTCGTCTCGGGCACCACCCTGACCGAGGCCTTCGCCGCCGGCCAGATCGACATCGCGTATGTCGGGCCGGGGCCGGCCATCAGCGCGGCGGGCCGCGGTATGCCCGTACAGTTCCTGGCCGGCGCGGCCGAAGCCGGCGCGGTGCTCGTCGCCCGCAAGGACAGCACGGTCAAGACGTACAAGGACCTCGCGGGCAAGAACGTGGCCGTCCCCAGCCTGGGCAACACGCAGGACATCAGTCTGCGGCACATCCTAAACGAGTCAGGCCTCAAGTCCAAGACCGATGGCGGCAGCGTGACCATCACGCCTATTCCCCCGACCGACGTGATCGCGGCCTTCGCCGGCAAGCGGGTGGACGCCGCCCTCGTGCCCGAGCCCTGGGGCGCGGCTCTCGAAGCCCAGGGCCACCGCGTGATTGGTACCGAGAAGACCGTGTGGCGCGACGGCCGCTACCCGACCGCTATCGTGATCGTGAACGCCAAGTTCGCTCAGGCCAACCCGGCCCTGGTGGCGGCGTTCCTGAAGGCCCACACCGACGCCGTGAGCTACCTGACCAAGTCGCCGGCCGCCGCGCAGACGGTCGTGAACGCCAAACTCCAGAAGCTGACCGGCGCGAAACTCGACCTGCGGGTATTGCAGCGGGCCTTCGCGCGTACCCGGTTCACGACTGCGCTCGACCCCGAGGCCATGAAGGAATATTCGGCGCTGAACGTGGAAGCCGGATACGCCCGTAGCGCGCCCGATCTCACGCCGTTCTTCCGGAAGTAA